Proteins from one Triticum aestivum cultivar Chinese Spring chromosome 7A, IWGSC CS RefSeq v2.1, whole genome shotgun sequence genomic window:
- the LOC123155005 gene encoding probable protein phosphatase 2C 37 translates to MLCCFGTPARSAQPAPLPRDQSVVMASNSANNFPAAGEGGADRALGSQQRRVRRRCRRSAQVTEEREGPGVVLAARWRGAYGAAGMLGSYRTIMEEKVSLHPSFFTWADGSRMHLFAVFDGHGGPEVSALCRDHMHAILADELARAAAAYRKEDQQDEEAEHRAWKAALTRSFVRADELGASGVPRGTIGGSTAVVALLVRGRIMANCGDSRTVLCRARRAVPLSEDHRLDRPEEMARVTAAGGVVFNYGGVLRVQGILAKTRALGHTLLKPEVICEPEITITARSEDDDFMILASDGLWDVMSNQVACSAAWKCLEDKSSNVGIVVGHEEEVRCIRAAFELTNLAFRMHSRDDICVVVIDLKMRG, encoded by the exons ATGCTCTGCTGCTTCGGCACCCCCGCGCGCTCTGCTCAACCTGCTCCTCTTCCGCGTGACCAGTCCGTAGTGATGGCCAGCAACAGCGCCAACAACTTTCCCGCGGCCGGCGAGGGGGGAGCGGACCGTGCCTTGGGTTCCCAGCAACGCCGCgtacgccgccgctgccgccgttccGCCCAGGTCACCGAAGAAAGGGAGGGTCCCGGCGTGGTACTTGCCGCCCGGTGGCGCGGGGCGTACGGGGCGGCTGGGATGTTGGGGAGCTACCGGACGATCATGGAGGAGAAGGTGTCGCTGCACCCGTCCTTCTTTACTTGGGCTGACGGCTCGCGCATGCACTTATTCGCCGTCTTTGACGGCCACGGTGGCCCCGAG GTGTCAGCGCTGTGCAGGGACCATATGCACGCAATCCTGGCGGACGAGCTGGCCCGCGCAGCCGCAGCCTACCGAAAGGAGGACCAGCAGGACGAAGAGGCGGAACATCGCGCCTGGAAGGCCGCACTGACGCGGAGCTTCGTGCGGGCTGACGAGCTGGGGGCGTCGGGGGTGCCCCGCGGCACCATCGGTGGGTCCACGGCCGTGGTGGCGCTCTTGGTCCGCGGCCGCATTATGGCCAACTGCGGCGACTCCCGCACCGTGCTCTGCCGCGCCCGCCGCGCCGTCCCGCTCTCCGAGGACCACAGG CTGGACCGACCGGAGGAGATGGCGCGTGtcacggcggcgggcggcgtggtgTTCAACTACGGCGGGGTGCTTCGCGTGCAGGGGATCCTTGCCAAGACGCGCGCGTTAG GGCACACGCTCCTCAAGCCTGAAGTGATATGTGAGCCCGAGATTACCATAACTGCGAGGTCGGAGGATGATGATTTCATGATCCTTGCAAGTGATGGACTGTGGGATGTGATGTCAAACCAGGTGGCCTGCAGCGCTGCCTGGAAATGCTTAGAAGATAAGAGCTCCAATGTTGGCATAGTGGTTGGCCACGAGGAAGAGGTTCGGTGTATACGCGCTGCGTTCGAGCTCACGAATCTTGCCTTCCGCATGCATAGCCGAGATGACATATGTGTGGTTGTGATTGATCTGAAGATGAGGGGTTAG